From Ruminococcus sp. HUN007, a single genomic window includes:
- a CDS encoding aquaporin — MENMKKYIAEFIGTMVLVLLGCGTAMLVGCDAENGGGYILTALAFGLVIVGMAYCIGNISGCHINPAVSLGVLLTGGMTPTEFFGYVCAQCLGSFAGSGILAVIFSLGGVNDKTGGFGSNGLAGVNGSAAAGAVVEIILTFIFVLTILGVTSKKANHGSFGGLVIGLTLTLVHIFGIGLTGTSVNPARSLGPAVITGLEGNTDPLACLWVFILAPLVGSALAACTYKFLESSKPAGKK; from the coding sequence ATGGAAAACATGAAAAAGTACATAGCCGAATTCATCGGAACTATGGTATTGGTTCTTCTCGGATGCGGAACCGCAATGCTTGTCGGATGTGACGCTGAAAACGGCGGAGGATACATTCTCACAGCTCTTGCATTCGGACTCGTAATTGTAGGTATGGCATACTGCATCGGAAATATTTCAGGATGTCACATAAACCCTGCTGTTTCACTCGGCGTTCTTCTTACAGGCGGAATGACACCTACAGAATTTTTCGGATATGTCTGCGCACAGTGTCTCGGCAGTTTCGCCGGATCAGGTATTCTCGCTGTTATTTTTTCACTCGGCGGCGTCAATGACAAAACAGGCGGATTCGGATCAAACGGTCTTGCCGGCGTAAACGGAAGCGCTGCTGCAGGTGCTGTAGTCGAGATCATCCTTACTTTCATATTCGTTCTCACTATTCTCGGAGTTACTTCAAAGAAAGCAAACCACGGTTCATTCGGCGGTCTTGTTATCGGACTTACACTTACTCTTGTACACATCTTCGGCATCGGCCTTACAGGTACATCAGTAAACCCTGCACGAAGCCTCGGCCCTGCAGTTATCACAGGTCTTGAAGGAAACACTGACCCGCTCGCATGCTTATGGGTATTCATCCTCGCTCCGCTCGTAGGTTCAGCACTTGCTGCCTGCACATACAAATTCCTTGAAAGCAGCAAACCGGCAGGTAAAAAATAA
- a CDS encoding dockerin type I domain-containing protein, translating to MKVNVKRALALVSGMVMAVSGVSGFQAGNNAVNAADKIPAFPGAVGGGKYATGGRGGEVVHVTNLNDSGEGSFREAVNKSNRIVVFDVSGTIELKGNIVVADSVTIAGQTAPGGSGITLKNYKLGMGGDNIICRFISSRPGPYASTSKGNDAWGGAKGAHSIIDHCSMGWTTDEQWGLYSNNEYYTVQYSVIGPADSWGGHDKGLHGFGIMMGNGNLTFDHNLIVHNVSRNFRGKVPGTKTADFTNNVIYDWAYETAYGTIGHLNYVGNTLKMGNGTTGGKRYVNVDSSTSPQNFKIYLAGNRMLNKDGSVYGDITYNNWNGITVKDGLGISKDSVKSGFAFSIDSDGENISTATKTESAEAAYDHVVNFAGNGISPDQRTAVDKQCANETKTGTGYLTGTASYGTADSSQQQKLNQYQIKCDTKYSYPAPVLTKTITDTDGDGMPDEWELARGLDPNDAGDTNGDYCGGGYTNIEYYINDLTVNAFPEGTVTLSPEKPKEPEITEPAATEPSVTEPAVTEPEITEPAVTEPPVTEPAVTEPAEPQYTKGDVNLDGSLTGADLVALSAKLIAQLELPEKSLLLSDMNDDGKVNIIDFIMLRSILQK from the coding sequence ATGAAAGTTAATGTAAAAAGAGCTCTGGCTCTTGTTTCCGGTATGGTTATGGCCGTATCGGGAGTTTCCGGGTTTCAGGCCGGAAACAATGCGGTAAATGCCGCAGATAAAATACCGGCTTTTCCGGGGGCTGTCGGAGGCGGAAAATATGCCACCGGCGGACGCGGCGGTGAAGTGGTGCACGTAACGAATCTCAACGACAGCGGCGAAGGTTCATTCCGCGAGGCTGTAAACAAATCAAACCGAATCGTTGTATTTGATGTAAGCGGCACAATAGAACTCAAGGGAAATATAGTAGTCGCAGACAGTGTGACTATCGCAGGGCAGACAGCTCCGGGCGGATCGGGCATAACGCTTAAGAACTACAAGCTCGGAATGGGCGGCGACAATATCATATGCCGTTTCATAAGCTCGCGTCCGGGTCCGTATGCATCCACCAGCAAGGGCAACGACGCATGGGGCGGTGCAAAGGGTGCCCATTCGATAATCGACCACTGCTCAATGGGCTGGACGACCGACGAACAGTGGGGACTGTACTCGAACAACGAATACTACACGGTGCAGTATTCCGTCATCGGTCCTGCTGATTCATGGGGCGGTCACGACAAGGGGCTGCACGGCTTCGGCATCATGATGGGCAACGGCAATCTCACATTTGACCACAATCTCATAGTCCACAATGTTTCGAGAAATTTCCGCGGCAAGGTGCCGGGAACCAAGACTGCCGATTTCACAAACAACGTCATATACGACTGGGCTTACGAAACAGCCTACGGAACCATAGGACATCTCAACTACGTCGGCAACACCCTTAAGATGGGCAACGGCACAACCGGCGGCAAGCGATATGTCAACGTGGACAGCTCAACAAGTCCGCAGAATTTTAAGATCTATCTTGCCGGCAACAGAATGCTCAACAAGGACGGTTCAGTTTACGGGGATATCACCTACAACAACTGGAACGGGATCACCGTAAAGGACGGACTCGGCATATCAAAGGACAGCGTTAAGAGCGGTTTCGCATTTTCAATAGATTCCGATGGTGAAAACATCTCAACAGCGACGAAAACTGAAAGTGCGGAAGCTGCATATGACCATGTTGTGAATTTTGCAGGAAACGGCATCTCACCTGATCAGCGTACGGCTGTTGACAAGCAGTGCGCAAACGAGACAAAGACAGGTACAGGATATCTCACAGGTACGGCTTCCTACGGTACGGCCGACTCGTCACAGCAGCAGAAACTGAACCAGTATCAGATAAAATGCGACACGAAGTACAGCTATCCTGCTCCGGTGCTCACGAAAACAATAACCGATACGGATGGTGACGGCATGCCGGACGAATGGGAGCTTGCGCGCGGTCTTGATCCGAACGACGCGGGAGATACAAACGGTGACTACTGCGGCGGAGGATATACAAATATCGAATATTACATCAACGATCTTACCGTAAACGCCTTTCCTGAAGGCACAGTCACACTTTCACCGGAAAAGCCGAAGGAACCGGAAATAACGGAACCGGCTGCCACCGAACCTTCCGTTACTGAGCCTGCGGTCACTGAACCGGAGATAACGGAACCGGCAGTAACTGAACCGCCTGTAACGGAGCCGGCAGTAACTGAGCCCGCTGAGCCGCAGTACACAAAAGGCGACGTAAACCTTGACGGATCACTCACCGGTGCCGATCTCGTTGCGCTGTCAGCAAAACTTATCGCGCAGCTGGAACTTCCGGAAAAAAGTCTCCTTCTGTCTGACATGAACGACGACGGTAAAGTCAACATCATCGATTTTATAATGCTCAGGAGCATTCTTCAGAAGTGA
- a CDS encoding exopolysaccharide biosynthesis polyprenyl glycosylphosphotransferase produces MLKHMPNLEPFKRTLNWLSSLFITILLTASFAYVWYNCYYTELVLPFYRKGNWMVIGIYLVIAVIFNQVYGSYKVGYLRKSEAFYSQIISVFVINLITYCQISVIGRDFMNVMPMVFLTFADLIIVLVWTIVSAALYKTFFPPRRMIIVYGSQKAGNLVLKMSRRTDKYIIAESIKADEDIELIKEKMLGYGAVIMYDVPDHLRNVLLKFCFDHSLRVYMAPKISDIIVRGAHEINLFDSPLLLCRNSGLSFEVRATKRVIDFVLAIVILPFLLIPMAAVALAIKIDDGGPVIYKQERLTTRGKRFNVLKFRSMKVDAEKDGIAVLAKDHDSRITKVGAFIRKCRLDELPQIFNIIKGDMSFVGPRPERPEIAAEYEKEMPEFSFRLIVKAGLTGYAQIMGKYDTTPYDKLRMDLMYIEKYSIMLDFKIILMTIKTMIFPGDTNESENIIKPKSDDN; encoded by the coding sequence ATGCTTAAACATATGCCAAATTTAGAACCTTTTAAAAGGACACTGAACTGGCTTTCCTCCCTTTTCATAACCATACTTCTTACTGCATCGTTTGCTTATGTGTGGTACAACTGTTACTACACCGAGCTCGTTCTTCCGTTTTACCGGAAGGGCAACTGGATGGTTATCGGTATCTATCTGGTCATCGCCGTGATCTTCAATCAGGTCTACGGAAGCTACAAGGTAGGATATCTTCGTAAATCGGAGGCTTTTTATTCCCAGATCATTTCAGTGTTTGTGATCAACCTTATAACCTACTGTCAGATCAGCGTTATAGGGCGTGATTTTATGAATGTCATGCCGATGGTTTTTCTTACCTTCGCAGATCTTATAATAGTACTTGTCTGGACGATCGTCAGCGCGGCGCTGTATAAAACGTTTTTTCCGCCGCGGAGAATGATAATAGTATACGGAAGTCAGAAAGCCGGTAACCTCGTTCTCAAGATGAGCCGGAGAACGGATAAATATATCATCGCCGAATCAATAAAGGCGGATGAGGATATTGAGCTTATCAAGGAAAAGATGCTCGGATACGGTGCGGTCATAATGTACGACGTTCCTGACCATTTGCGAAACGTCCTTCTGAAATTCTGTTTCGACCATTCGCTCCGCGTGTACATGGCTCCGAAAATATCCGATATAATAGTAAGAGGCGCCCACGAGATCAATCTTTTCGACTCGCCGCTGCTTCTGTGCCGCAACAGCGGTCTTTCCTTTGAAGTAAGGGCTACCAAGAGAGTCATCGACTTTGTTCTGGCGATTGTTATACTGCCGTTTCTGCTTATTCCTATGGCGGCGGTCGCACTTGCGATCAAAATAGATGACGGCGGTCCGGTGATCTACAAACAGGAAAGACTTACGACACGCGGCAAGCGTTTCAACGTTTTGAAGTTCCGAAGCATGAAGGTGGATGCCGAAAAAGACGGCATTGCTGTTCTTGCAAAGGATCATGACTCCAGAATCACCAAAGTCGGTGCTTTTATAAGAAAATGCCGTCTCGACGAGCTTCCGCAGATATTCAATATAATCAAGGGCGACATGTCCTTCGTCGGTCCGCGTCCGGAACGTCCGGAGATAGCAGCCGAGTACGAAAAGGAGATGCCGGAATTCAGCTTCCGTCTCATCGTAAAGGCAGGACTTACAGGCTATGCACAGATAATGGGCAAGTACGACACAACGCCTTACGACAAGCTGAGAATGGATCTTATGTACATCGAAAAGTACAGCATAATGCTCGATTTCAAGATCATTCTAATGACGATAAAGACGATGATATTCCCGGGCGATACCAACGAGTCGGAAAATATCATAAAACCGAAATCAGACGATAATTAA
- a CDS encoding mannose-1-phosphate guanylyltransferase translates to MKITAVIMAGGKGERFWPKSRTSYPKQFLSLTSDGETMIQKTVKRLLPIVSMEDIFIVTNENYVSLINEQLPDIPQENILAEPVARNTAPCIALAASVISKKYDDAVMMVLPSDHLIRYEEFYVDTLKRAAKVAQKGENLVTIGITPTYPETGYGYIKFMSADDEELAGAYKVDKFVEKPCLEKAKEYLNSGRYLWNSGMFVWKVSTIMDNFHKYLPDMYEGYLKMKEAAFTATFRETLAECFENFKSESVDFGIMEKAENIYTLSGSFGWDDVGSWLALERINKTDECGNYVTGDVISIDTTKSIICGNKKLIATLGVEDLIVVDTDDAMLICSKDHTQQVKKVIETLRTCNRRDLI, encoded by the coding sequence GTGAAAATAACAGCAGTAATAATGGCAGGCGGCAAGGGCGAACGTTTCTGGCCTAAGAGCCGTACTTCTTACCCTAAGCAGTTCCTTTCGCTCACATCTGACGGTGAAACCATGATACAGAAGACAGTAAAGAGACTTCTTCCTATAGTAAGCATGGAGGACATATTCATAGTTACCAATGAGAACTATGTGTCCCTTATAAACGAACAGCTTCCTGACATTCCGCAGGAAAACATCCTCGCCGAGCCGGTAGCCAGAAACACTGCTCCGTGTATCGCTCTTGCGGCATCTGTTATCAGTAAGAAATATGATGATGCAGTCATGATGGTACTTCCGTCAGACCACCTCATCAGATACGAGGAATTCTACGTAGATACGCTCAAACGTGCGGCAAAGGTGGCACAGAAGGGCGAGAACCTTGTTACCATCGGCATCACACCGACCTATCCTGAAACAGGATACGGCTACATCAAGTTTATGAGCGCTGATGACGAGGAACTGGCAGGTGCGTATAAGGTAGATAAATTCGTTGAAAAGCCGTGTCTTGAAAAGGCAAAGGAATACTTGAACAGCGGTCGCTATCTCTGGAACAGCGGTATGTTTGTATGGAAGGTATCAACTATAATGGACAATTTCCATAAGTACCTTCCTGACATGTACGAAGGCTATCTGAAAATGAAGGAAGCAGCATTTACGGCAACTTTCCGCGAGACACTTGCAGAGTGCTTCGAAAACTTCAAGTCTGAATCAGTCGATTTCGGTATCATGGAAAAGGCTGAAAACATATACACACTTTCAGGAAGCTTCGGCTGGGATGATGTCGGAAGCTGGCTTGCACTTGAAAGAATAAACAAGACAGATGAGTGCGGAAACTACGTAACAGGTGATGTTATAAGCATCGACACCACAAAGAGTATCATCTGCGGAAACAAAAAGCTTATTGCAACTCTCGGTGTTGAGGATCTTATTGTTGTTGATACTGATGATGCTATGCTTATCTGCTCAAAGGATCACACACAGCAGGTGAAGAAGGTCATTGAGACGCTGAGGACATGCAACAGACGTGATCTTATTTAA
- the gmd gene encoding GDP-mannose 4,6-dehydratase, translating to MKNALITGITGQDGSYLAELLLEKGYRVYGIMRRKSVVDYGNVEHIKDKINFIYADMTDVISLINAMRISQADEVYNLAAQSFVATSWEQPLATAEIDAVGVTNMLEAIRTVKPSCRFYQASTSEMFGLVQAIPQCETTPFYPRSPYGVAKLYGHWITKNYRESYGLFTCSGILFNHESERRGKEFVTRKITDAVARIKNGLQEYVELGNLDSKRDWGHSKDYVRAMWLMLQQDKPDDYVVATNETRTVREFVEIAFRTAGIDIEWQGTGVNEVGINKANGKTVVKVSEKFFRPAEVDILLGNPEKAEKTLGWTREISFAELVERMVRNDLALVEKEIKINKLS from the coding sequence ATGAAAAATGCACTGATCACTGGTATCACCGGGCAGGACGGTTCCTATCTTGCGGAACTGCTTCTTGAAAAGGGATACAGAGTTTACGGAATAATGAGAAGAAAGAGCGTTGTTGACTACGGCAACGTGGAACATATTAAGGATAAGATAAACTTCATCTATGCAGATATGACTGATGTTATCTCGCTCATTAATGCAATGAGGATTTCACAGGCTGATGAAGTCTACAATCTTGCGGCACAGTCATTTGTAGCTACAAGCTGGGAACAGCCGCTGGCTACTGCTGAGATCGATGCTGTGGGCGTTACGAACATGCTCGAGGCTATCAGAACAGTGAAGCCTTCATGCCGTTTCTATCAGGCCTCTACTTCCGAGATGTTCGGCCTCGTACAGGCTATCCCGCAGTGCGAGACAACACCGTTCTATCCGAGAAGTCCGTACGGCGTTGCAAAGCTTTACGGCCACTGGATCACAAAGAACTACCGTGAAAGCTACGGCCTCTTCACATGCTCAGGCATCCTTTTCAATCATGAATCGGAACGCCGCGGCAAGGAGTTCGTTACAAGAAAGATCACTGACGCAGTGGCAAGAATAAAGAACGGTCTTCAGGAATACGTTGAACTCGGCAACCTCGATTCAAAGAGGGACTGGGGCCACTCAAAGGACTACGTAAGAGCGATGTGGCTCATGCTTCAGCAGGACAAGCCGGATGACTACGTGGTTGCGACAAACGAAACAAGAACAGTTCGTGAATTCGTTGAGATAGCTTTCAGAACTGCCGGAATCGATATCGAATGGCAGGGTACAGGCGTAAACGAAGTCGGTATCAATAAGGCAAACGGCAAAACAGTCGTAAAGGTATCTGAAAAATTCTTCAGACCTGCTGAAGTTGACATCCTTCTCGGCAACCCTGAAAAGGCAGAAAAGACACTGGGCTGGACAAGAGAGATCTCATTTGCCGAGCTCGTTGAAAGAATGGTACGAAACGACCTTGCTCTTGTTGAAAAAGAGATAAAGATAAATAAGTTAAGCTGA
- a CDS encoding glycosyltransferase family 1 protein, whose translation MNISFDALPLISENMSGIGYCEAGLAGEMIRSHPEDSFTFDYFSRKDHEVKRNRLKAYMQKNVTLNEACFSGFLYRTVMNIIPVPYSLFFGKKADVTHFFNYIVPPFVHGKKIVTIHDMVIRAYPETVRFRTKQLLLTGMKKSMKRADVIITDSEFSKSEITKYYPQFADKIEVVYCGVNTEKFYHIDDKERIEKTKTSLGIEGEYFLYLGTIEPRKNLERLIEAYGILKAEHGDVPKLVMAGGKGWLNSGIYSKVESLGLKDDVIFTKYIPDEDICPLMNGATAFVFPSIYEGFGMPPLEAMACGVPVVSSTEASLPEVVGDCAVMVDAYSPESIAEGMYKIWSDKELSTDLSRRGMERAADFTWHKFSEKLHDIYKAVLS comes from the coding sequence ATGAATATTTCCTTCGACGCACTTCCTCTTATTAGTGAAAATATGTCCGGGATTGGATACTGTGAAGCTGGTCTTGCGGGTGAGATGATACGTTCTCACCCTGAGGACAGCTTCACTTTTGATTATTTTTCACGTAAGGATCATGAAGTAAAAAGAAACAGGCTGAAAGCCTACATGCAGAAAAATGTGACACTTAATGAAGCGTGTTTTTCCGGATTTCTGTACCGGACGGTAATGAACATCATTCCGGTGCCGTACAGCCTTTTTTTCGGAAAGAAAGCGGATGTCACACATTTCTTCAACTATATAGTTCCTCCGTTCGTGCACGGAAAAAAGATAGTTACCATTCACGACATGGTAATAAGAGCGTATCCGGAGACGGTACGTTTCCGTACAAAGCAGCTTCTGCTTACCGGAATGAAGAAGTCCATGAAGCGTGCTGACGTGATAATCACTGACTCTGAGTTCAGCAAAAGCGAGATAACAAAATACTATCCGCAGTTTGCAGACAAGATCGAAGTGGTTTACTGCGGTGTTAATACGGAAAAATTCTATCATATAGATGATAAAGAACGTATAGAGAAAACGAAGACCTCACTCGGCATTGAAGGCGAGTACTTCCTCTATCTCGGAACGATCGAACCGCGAAAGAATCTTGAACGTCTTATTGAAGCCTACGGCATTCTTAAGGCAGAACACGGTGACGTTCCGAAACTCGTCATGGCAGGCGGCAAGGGCTGGCTCAACAGCGGTATCTACAGCAAAGTTGAGTCACTCGGTCTTAAGGATGATGTTATCTTCACAAAATATATTCCGGATGAGGATATCTGTCCGCTGATGAACGGAGCTACAGCCTTTGTGTTTCCGTCCATCTACGAAGGATTCGGTATGCCGCCTCTTGAAGCGATGGCATGCGGTGTTCCGGTGGTATCCAGCACGGAGGCTTCACTTCCTGAAGTTGTAGGCGACTGTGCGGTAATGGTCGATGCCTATTCACCTGAGTCCATTGCCGAAGGTATGTATAAAATATGGTCTGACAAAGAGCTGTCGACTGATCTCAGCCGCCGCGGTATGGAACGTGCGGCGGATTTCACCTGGCATAAATTTTCAGAAAAGCTCCATGACATCTACAAGGCGGTACTTTCATGA
- a CDS encoding glycosyltransferase, with protein sequence MKVLQVNKLYTPHIGGIERVIQDISEGLNDRYDIQVLVCQPKGKASDEVINGVRVHRSGSFGTYFSMPVSFSFISDFKKMSRDADIVHVHLPFPLGDLACLLSGYKGKVVISWHSDIVKQKKLMTLYKPVMNAFLKRADRIFVATEGHVKGSAYLKPYSNKCVVVPYGIDTESYEKAEAKPFLTEKLNNKTSKKLMFTGRLVYYKGIDVLIRALKDTEDSELFIAGEGVLKESLETEVRDGGLTDRVHFLGRLSDDDLKAAFRDCDIFILPSVENSEAFGIVQMEAMVYGHPVINTSLPTGVPYVSPDGVSGITVPPRDEKALADAINKLVHDDALREEYGRNAYRIVRERYASEKVLEKISGIYEDLLRK encoded by the coding sequence ATGAAGGTGCTGCAGGTAAACAAGCTCTACACTCCGCACATCGGCGGTATAGAGCGCGTGATACAGGACATATCGGAAGGACTTAACGACAGGTATGACATTCAGGTGCTGGTATGCCAGCCGAAGGGAAAGGCCTCCGATGAAGTTATAAACGGCGTAAGGGTGCACCGTTCCGGAAGTTTCGGAACGTACTTTTCCATGCCGGTATCATTCTCATTTATTTCAGATTTTAAAAAGATGTCCCGTGATGCGGACATCGTTCACGTCCATCTTCCGTTTCCGCTCGGCGACCTTGCCTGTCTTCTTTCAGGGTACAAAGGCAAAGTGGTTATCAGCTGGCACAGCGATATAGTAAAGCAGAAAAAACTCATGACTCTCTATAAGCCGGTTATGAACGCATTCCTCAAAAGAGCGGACAGGATCTTCGTAGCGACTGAAGGACACGTAAAGGGTTCGGCATATCTTAAGCCTTACAGCAATAAGTGCGTCGTTGTTCCTTACGGTATAGATACTGAAAGTTACGAAAAGGCGGAAGCAAAACCGTTTTTAACTGAAAAGCTTAATAATAAAACCAGTAAAAAGCTCATGTTCACAGGCCGTCTTGTTTACTACAAGGGTATCGATGTTCTTATAAGAGCACTTAAAGATACAGAAGACAGTGAACTTTTTATTGCCGGTGAAGGTGTGCTTAAAGAGTCCCTTGAAACCGAAGTACGTGACGGTGGTTTAACAGACCGTGTTCATTTCCTCGGCCGTCTGTCAGACGACGATCTTAAGGCAGCTTTCCGTGACTGCGACATCTTTATCCTTCCGTCAGTGGAAAACAGCGAAGCCTTCGGCATCGTCCAGATGGAAGCCATGGTTTACGGACATCCGGTCATCAACACTTCACTTCCGACCGGCGTTCCGTACGTAAGTCCCGACGGAGTAAGCGGTATCACCGTACCGCCGCGTGACGAAAAAGCACTGGCAGATGCCATAAACAAACTTGTACACGACGACGCTCTCCGCGAGGAATACGGCAGGAACGCATACCGTATAGTCCGCGAGCGCTACGCATCGGAAAAGGTACTTGAAAAAATAAGCGGGATCTATGAGGATCTTTTAAGGAAATAA
- a CDS encoding GDP-mannose 4,6-dehydratase produces MKALIIGAAGFVGGHLIRHLACECGAEVTATKLPCEKLETENADVYDLDILDIDSVSALVKEIKPDQIYHLAAQSSVKVSWEKPQLTADINVKGTINVLEAVRASGCTPRILLVGSGEEYGYLKPDEIPVREDTLLRAGNIYAATKACQGMLGEIYARAYGMDIVMVRAFNHIGPGQSEIFVVSDFCRQAVMIEKGLREPVISVGNLAAERDFTDVRDIVRAYSSLMKSGRKGGTYNVGSGRARSIQSILEMILSKTSVHIEVKQDRARMRPSDVPVIAADTSKIKQDTGWEPVIPVENTIDDILEYWRQYVN; encoded by the coding sequence ATGAAGGCACTTATAATCGGCGCTGCAGGATTTGTCGGCGGACATCTTATACGCCATCTTGCATGCGAATGCGGTGCGGAAGTCACAGCTACAAAGCTTCCTTGCGAAAAGCTTGAAACTGAAAATGCAGATGTATATGACCTTGACATACTCGATATTGATTCTGTTTCCGCACTTGTAAAGGAAATAAAACCGGATCAGATATATCATCTGGCGGCACAGAGTTCGGTGAAGGTATCCTGGGAGAAACCTCAGCTTACAGCCGATATAAACGTAAAGGGCACCATAAACGTCCTTGAAGCTGTTCGTGCTTCCGGATGCACTCCGCGTATCCTTCTTGTGGGATCGGGTGAGGAATACGGTTATCTGAAGCCGGATGAGATACCTGTGCGTGAGGACACGCTTCTCCGTGCAGGCAACATATATGCCGCAACAAAGGCATGTCAGGGTATGCTCGGCGAGATCTACGCCAGAGCTTACGGTATGGATATCGTGATGGTCAGGGCTTTCAATCATATCGGCCCGGGTCAGAGCGAGATATTTGTAGTATCTGATTTCTGCCGTCAGGCAGTCATGATAGAAAAAGGTCTCAGGGAACCGGTGATAAGCGTTGGCAATCTTGCTGCGGAGCGCGATTTCACTGATGTCCGCGACATAGTAAGAGCCTACTCGTCACTTATGAAGTCCGGCAGGAAAGGCGGGACCTACAATGTCGGAAGCGGCAGAGCAAGGAGTATTCAGAGCATTCTTGAAATGATACTTTCGAAAACTTCCGTACACATCGAGGTTAAACAGGACAGAGCAAGGATGCGGCCGAGTGATGTGCCGGTCATTGCGGCCGACACGTCAAAGATAAAGCAGGATACCGGCTGGGAACCTGTGATCCCTGTTGAAAATACGATAGACGATATTCTGGAGTACTGGAGACAGTACGTGAACTGA